From Methylopila sp. M107, a single genomic window includes:
- a CDS encoding YHS domain-containing (seleno)protein, translating to MTVRSFLAALTLAAGLAPTLCLATPGLNERIVADPSTGIALYGFDPVAYFVDGRPVPGRRDIEAEWNGAAWRFSSEANRAAFLSAPEVYAPRFGGYDPAGVSSGVAVAGHPLLFTVLGDRLYLFRTAADRDGFEGAAKAAAAWPKVLAGLTD from the coding sequence ATGACGGTCAGATCTTTCCTTGCGGCTTTGACGCTCGCGGCCGGCCTCGCGCCGACGCTCTGCCTCGCGACGCCGGGGCTGAACGAGCGCATCGTCGCGGACCCCTCGACCGGCATTGCGCTCTACGGCTTCGATCCGGTCGCCTATTTCGTCGACGGGCGACCCGTACCCGGCCGCCGCGACATCGAAGCGGAGTGGAACGGCGCGGCCTGGCGGTTTTCCAGCGAGGCGAACCGCGCCGCGTTCCTGTCGGCCCCGGAGGTCTACGCGCCGCGCTTCGGCGGCTACGACCCGGCGGGCGTCTCGTCTGGCGTCGCGGTGGCGGGCCACCCGCTGCTGTTCACGGTTCTGGGCGACCGGCTCTACCTGTTCCGCACCGCCGCCGACCGCGACGGCTTCGAGGGCGCCGCCAAGGCCGCGGCCGCCTGGCCGAAGGTTCTGGCCGGACTGACCGACTGA
- a CDS encoding ATP-binding cassette domain-containing protein, with translation MAAPEFVLEARGLTRRFGGGGMFAAKAPLVAVDDVSLGLRPGETLGIVGESGSGKSTLARMMVGLLLPSEGAVALDGEVVDVASRAGRGALRARAQFVFQDAASAFNPRRAIGDSVAAPLVGLLRLGREERRTRVRALLEQVGLRADHAGRFPHELSGGQLQRAGVARALAAEPAVMVLDEPVSALDVSVQAQILALLRRLRAERGMAMAFVSHDLAVVESLCDRVAVMRRGRIVEQGAARDVLSRPGHAYTRSLVDAARIPA, from the coding sequence TTGGCCGCGCCTGAGTTCGTCCTCGAGGCGCGCGGCCTCACCCGGCGGTTCGGCGGCGGCGGAATGTTCGCCGCAAAGGCTCCGCTCGTCGCGGTCGACGACGTCTCGCTTGGGCTGCGGCCGGGCGAGACGCTTGGGATCGTGGGCGAATCCGGGTCCGGAAAGTCGACGCTCGCGCGCATGATGGTCGGCTTGCTGCTCCCGAGCGAAGGCGCGGTCGCGCTCGACGGCGAGGTCGTCGACGTGGCGTCGCGGGCGGGGCGCGGCGCGTTGCGCGCCCGCGCGCAGTTCGTGTTCCAGGACGCCGCGAGCGCCTTCAATCCGCGCCGCGCGATCGGCGACAGCGTGGCGGCCCCGCTCGTCGGCCTGCTGCGGCTTGGCCGCGAGGAGCGGCGGACGCGGGTGCGCGCGCTGCTGGAGCAGGTCGGGCTTCGCGCCGACCATGCTGGCCGTTTTCCGCACGAGCTGTCGGGCGGCCAGCTTCAGCGCGCAGGCGTCGCGCGGGCGCTCGCCGCGGAGCCCGCCGTCATGGTGCTGGACGAGCCGGTCTCGGCGCTCGACGTGTCGGTGCAGGCGCAGATCCTCGCTCTGCTGCGGCGGCTCCGGGCCGAACGCGGCATGGCCATGGCCTTCGTCAGCCACGACCTCGCAGTCGTCGAAAGCCTGTGCGATCGGGTCGCGGTCATGCGGCGCGGCAGGATCGTGGAGCAGGGCGCGGCGCGGGACGTGCTGTCGCGTCCCGGCCACGCCTACACGCGCTCATTGGTCGACGCCGCGCGGATTCCGGCTTGA
- a CDS encoding fumarylacetoacetate hydrolase family protein: MTADTDKIDRVARLLSEARQPGEALAYPPADLAPADAAEAWAIHQASVAGLGPVIGWKVGAATPEADIILGEITASTLFRSPATLPASVLRLWAVEAEIAVTFDRDLAEEGPVDAEEILAAIGSWHAAIEVLDTAFADWKAAPALWKVADRQSHGALILGAGSPQRPIGPLDKLPVRLLVDGAVAFAHEGGNTGGDPTRLLVALAEKLSTSGRPIRAGDVVTTGSTTPFLQAKAGQRVRVEFDGLDPAELVVGG, encoded by the coding sequence ATGACCGCCGACACGGACAAGATCGACAGGGTCGCGCGGCTCCTGTCCGAGGCGCGTCAGCCGGGCGAGGCGCTCGCCTATCCGCCCGCCGACCTCGCGCCCGCCGACGCCGCGGAGGCCTGGGCGATCCACCAGGCAAGCGTCGCGGGCCTCGGCCCCGTCATCGGCTGGAAGGTGGGCGCGGCGACCCCGGAGGCCGACATCATCTTAGGGGAGATCACCGCCTCGACGCTGTTCCGCAGCCCCGCGACGCTGCCTGCCTCCGTGCTGCGCCTCTGGGCCGTCGAGGCCGAGATCGCGGTGACGTTCGATCGCGACCTCGCGGAGGAGGGCCCGGTCGACGCCGAGGAGATCCTGGCCGCGATCGGCAGCTGGCATGCGGCGATCGAGGTGCTGGACACCGCCTTCGCCGACTGGAAGGCCGCGCCCGCGCTCTGGAAGGTCGCGGACCGGCAGAGCCACGGCGCGCTGATCCTTGGCGCGGGGTCGCCGCAGCGGCCGATCGGACCGCTCGACAAATTGCCTGTCCGGCTGCTGGTCGACGGCGCCGTGGCGTTCGCGCATGAGGGCGGCAATACGGGCGGCGATCCGACGCGCCTGCTGGTCGCGCTCGCCGAAAAGCTGTCGACGAGCGGCCGGCCGATCCGGGCCGGCGACGTCGTGACGACCGGGTCGACCACGCCGTTCCTGCAGGCGAAAGCGGGTCAGCGCGTCCGGGTGGAGTTCGACGGGCTCGACCCGGCCGAACTGGTGGTCGGCGGCTGA
- a CDS encoding DUF1134 domain-containing protein has product MKHLSLVAGFALGAALLAPVAASAQYAGPRASQVNYSNDDARSPRRTYSSNDILDKGHRFFGSTTRGLAGVVEKAVDTWGEPDGYILGEEGSGAFVGGLRYGEGKLFTRGSSQADRHIFWQGPSLGFDWGGDGNRTMILVYNLRSSEDIYHRFAGINGSAYLVGGFSMTALKGYDTVLVPIRTGLGARLGVNVGYLKFTERSTWNPF; this is encoded by the coding sequence ATGAAGCACCTGTCGCTCGTCGCCGGCTTCGCGCTCGGCGCCGCCCTCCTCGCCCCCGTCGCCGCCTCGGCCCAGTACGCCGGACCGCGCGCGAGCCAGGTGAACTATTCGAATGACGACGCCCGCTCGCCGCGGCGGACCTACTCGTCCAACGACATTCTCGACAAGGGCCATCGCTTCTTCGGCTCGACCACCCGCGGGCTCGCGGGCGTCGTCGAGAAGGCGGTCGACACCTGGGGCGAGCCGGACGGCTATATCCTCGGCGAGGAAGGCTCCGGCGCCTTCGTGGGCGGCCTGCGCTACGGCGAGGGCAAGCTCTTCACGCGCGGATCGAGCCAGGCCGACCGCCACATCTTCTGGCAGGGCCCATCGCTCGGCTTCGACTGGGGCGGCGACGGCAACCGCACCATGATCCTCGTCTACAACCTTCGCTCGAGCGAGGACATCTACCACCGCTTCGCCGGCATCAACGGTTCGGCCTATCTCGTCGGCGGCTTCTCGATGACCGCGCTGAAGGGCTACGACACCGTTCTGGTGCCGATCCGCACCGGTCTGGGCGCCCGTCTCGGGGTCAATGTCGGCTATCTGAAGTTCACAGAACGCTCGACCTGGAACCCGTTCTGA
- a CDS encoding OmpA family protein encodes MRKTRFFLLAGVVLPAFALAAPSFAEVARQPADAPIVLAQRADDGDGGGRGGGGGEGKRERQEQKQERREQRQERSERPDRAERPDRAERQERPERQERPARSERPDRAERPERTERPERTERPDRAERPDRAERPDRPDRAERPDRPERTERPGRAGGEGALGGQNVSPNDRAKPDKPEKADRPDRGDAGQRDKPEGGRDRDDKAKPDRAGGDKRDGGDNSFRDLMDKARDDKRDGAATGRGDDPQRDKAERDRDDKRGGDGSLRDKIDRDRDGGKRDGIDPGRTGDTPRDRTDRDDKRGGDGSLRDRIDRDRDGGGRRDADDPNRRGDGDRTRDGGPNDRRDDRDRRGDGDRRDERPDGARQGRQQEQIERLRDKNRDLQERIRENRRDARDDRDRGGGLGVDIRLDGLKGQRRERRDGDRVFITEPGGRTIIRDGGRTIIRRDESARFRIDARDVREERRGGEIRTVVTRPDGSRVITVTDEDGRLIKRIREDRGEEYVLIDNTPRGGGGYRGGGGYFVDLDVPPPQVSIPRERYIVDADSASEDDIYQAFEAEPVERPKRSYSLDEIRQSAPLRQYVRSVDLDAITFDTGSWEVRDDQIAKLENVGKAIEKAIKNNPRTVFMIEGHTDAVGSDEDNLSLSDRRAEAVAEVITKYFEVPAENLTTQGYGEQHLKEQTDGPSERNRRVTLRNITSLLSTQK; translated from the coding sequence ATGCGAAAGACAAGATTTTTCCTTCTCGCGGGCGTTGTTTTGCCGGCCTTCGCGCTGGCGGCCCCGAGCTTCGCCGAAGTCGCGCGCCAGCCGGCCGACGCCCCGATCGTCCTCGCCCAGCGCGCCGATGACGGCGACGGCGGCGGTCGTGGCGGCGGCGGCGGCGAAGGCAAACGCGAGCGCCAGGAGCAGAAGCAGGAGCGCCGCGAGCAGCGTCAGGAGCGTTCCGAACGCCCCGACCGGGCCGAGCGTCCGGACCGCGCCGAGCGGCAGGAGCGTCCGGAGCGACAGGAACGGCCGGCCCGCTCGGAACGCCCCGACCGCGCCGAGCGCCCGGAGCGGACGGAACGACCCGAAAGGACGGAGCGTCCGGACCGGGCCGAGCGTCCCGACCGCGCCGAACGGCCGGATCGCCCCGATCGCGCGGAACGCCCCGATCGTCCGGAGCGCACCGAACGGCCGGGCCGTGCGGGCGGCGAGGGCGCGCTCGGCGGCCAGAATGTGTCCCCGAACGATCGCGCCAAGCCGGACAAGCCCGAAAAGGCCGATCGGCCTGATCGCGGCGACGCCGGACAGCGCGACAAGCCGGAAGGCGGTCGGGATCGCGACGACAAGGCCAAGCCCGATCGCGCGGGAGGCGACAAGCGCGACGGCGGAGACAACTCTTTCCGCGACCTGATGGACAAAGCGCGCGACGACAAGCGCGACGGCGCGGCGACCGGCCGTGGCGACGATCCGCAGCGCGACAAGGCGGAGCGCGACCGCGACGACAAGCGCGGCGGCGACGGCTCGCTGCGCGACAAGATCGACCGCGATCGCGACGGCGGCAAGCGCGATGGAATCGACCCGGGCCGGACCGGCGACACGCCGCGCGACAGGACCGACCGCGACGACAAGCGCGGCGGCGATGGTTCGCTGCGCGACCGGATCGACCGTGATCGTGACGGCGGCGGACGGCGCGACGCCGACGATCCGAACCGTCGCGGCGACGGCGACAGGACGCGGGACGGCGGCCCCAACGACCGCCGTGACGACCGTGATCGCCGCGGCGACGGCGACCGGCGCGACGAGCGTCCGGACGGAGCCCGGCAGGGTCGCCAGCAGGAGCAGATCGAGCGCCTGCGGGACAAGAACCGCGACCTGCAGGAGCGCATCCGCGAGAACCGTCGCGACGCCCGCGACGACAGGGATCGCGGGGGCGGCCTCGGCGTCGACATCCGCCTCGACGGACTGAAGGGCCAGCGCCGCGAGCGGCGTGACGGCGACCGGGTCTTCATCACGGAGCCGGGCGGCCGCACGATCATCCGCGACGGCGGCCGGACCATCATCCGCCGCGACGAGTCGGCCCGCTTCCGCATCGACGCCCGCGATGTCCGCGAGGAACGCCGCGGCGGCGAAATCCGCACGGTCGTCACCCGGCCGGACGGATCGCGCGTCATCACCGTGACGGACGAGGACGGCCGCCTGATCAAGCGCATCCGTGAGGACCGCGGCGAGGAGTATGTCCTGATCGACAACACCCCGCGCGGCGGCGGCGGATATCGGGGCGGCGGCGGCTACTTCGTCGACCTCGACGTGCCCCCGCCGCAGGTCTCGATCCCGCGCGAGCGCTACATCGTGGACGCCGACAGCGCCTCCGAGGACGACATCTACCAGGCCTTCGAGGCCGAACCGGTGGAGCGTCCGAAGCGCAGCTACTCGCTCGACGAGATCCGTCAGAGCGCGCCGCTGCGCCAGTATGTGCGCTCGGTCGATCTCGACGCCATCACCTTCGACACCGGCTCGTGGGAGGTGCGCGACGACCAGATCGCCAAGCTCGAGAATGTCGGCAAGGCGATCGAGAAGGCGATCAAGAACAACCCGCGCACGGTGTTTATGATCGAGGGCCACACCGATGCGGTCGGCTCCGACGAAGACAACCTGTCGCTGTCGGATCGTCGCGCCGAGGCGGTCGCCGAGGTCATCACCAAGTACTTCGAGGTGCCGGCCGAGAACCTGACGACGCAGGGCTATGGCGAGCAGCACCTGAAGGAGCAGACCGACGGTCCTTCGGAGCGCAATCGCCGGGTGACGCTGCGAAACATCACCTCGCTGCTGTCGACCCAGAAGTAA
- a CDS encoding amino acid permease, whose amino-acid sequence MSTSESAAGEPKLERSVTLWQITLYGLGSMLGAGIYGLIGQAAGQLGSAVWMAFIVSMIAAMLTGLSYANIVSRYPRAGGAAYVTQRAYMIPLLSYVVGLTVVCSGLTSIATQSNVVAESIIKLFSLTIPVWVLAIGFLMFIGAILLRGIKECMWFNALCTIIEASGLLIVIVSGFSYWGSQNLFEFPAEASHNGELGTIAILVMQGAVLTFFSFIGFEDMLNVAEEVKDPKRNMPLAIILAMVAATVIYMAVAITAVSVMHYSELPKALALVAVVQKAWPWFPTVILSVITIFAVSNTALVNWVMGSRLLYGMSRQGLMPEALGKVNAKTKTPHVAIFTIFAIVVVLALIGDIKALASSTVLLLLTVFTVVNLALVVLKNREETPEGTFEVPVIIPILGALVCSALIVVRLFQGGDFTAPAIAIGLIALITVLYFVTGAGRDQARLQRFIEQEEAAT is encoded by the coding sequence ATGTCGACCAGTGAATCAGCCGCAGGCGAACCCAAACTCGAAAGATCCGTCACACTCTGGCAGATCACGCTCTACGGTCTCGGCTCGATGCTGGGCGCCGGCATCTACGGCCTGATCGGCCAGGCGGCCGGCCAGCTCGGCTCGGCGGTCTGGATGGCCTTCATCGTCTCGATGATCGCCGCGATGCTCACCGGCCTCTCCTACGCCAACATCGTCTCGCGCTATCCGCGGGCCGGCGGCGCCGCCTACGTCACCCAGCGCGCCTACATGATCCCGCTGCTGTCCTACGTGGTCGGCCTGACGGTGGTCTGCTCGGGCCTCACCTCGATCGCGACCCAGTCGAACGTCGTGGCGGAGAGCATCATCAAGCTGTTCAGCCTGACGATCCCGGTCTGGGTGCTCGCGATCGGCTTCCTGATGTTCATCGGCGCGATCCTGTTGCGCGGCATCAAGGAATGCATGTGGTTCAACGCGCTCTGCACGATCATCGAGGCGTCGGGCCTGCTGATCGTCATCGTGTCGGGCTTCTCCTACTGGGGTTCGCAGAACCTGTTCGAGTTCCCGGCCGAAGCGAGCCACAACGGCGAGCTCGGCACGATCGCGATCCTTGTGATGCAGGGCGCGGTGCTGACCTTCTTCTCCTTCATCGGCTTCGAGGACATGCTGAACGTCGCCGAGGAGGTGAAGGACCCGAAGCGCAACATGCCGCTCGCCATCATCCTCGCGATGGTCGCCGCCACCGTGATCTACATGGCGGTCGCGATCACGGCGGTCTCGGTCATGCACTATTCCGAGCTGCCCAAGGCGCTCGCGCTGGTCGCCGTCGTGCAGAAGGCGTGGCCCTGGTTCCCGACCGTCATCCTGTCGGTGATCACGATCTTCGCGGTGTCGAACACGGCGCTGGTCAACTGGGTGATGGGCTCGCGGCTGCTCTACGGCATGTCGCGCCAGGGCCTGATGCCGGAAGCGCTCGGCAAGGTGAACGCCAAGACCAAGACCCCGCATGTCGCGATCTTCACGATCTTCGCGATCGTCGTGGTGCTGGCGCTGATCGGCGACATCAAGGCGCTGGCCTCCTCCACCGTGCTGCTGCTGCTCACCGTGTTCACGGTGGTGAACCTCGCGCTCGTCGTGCTGAAGAACCGCGAGGAGACGCCGGAAGGCACCTTCGAGGTGCCGGTGATCATTCCGATCCTCGGCGCGCTGGTGTGCTCGGCGCTGATCGTGGTGCGGTTGTTCCAGGGCGGCGACTTCACGGCGCCCGCGATCGCGATCGGCCTGATCGCGCTCATCACGGTCCTGTACTTCGTGACGGGCGCCGGCCGCGACCAGGCCCGGCTGCAGCGCTTCATCGAGCAGGAGGAGGCCGCGACCTGA
- a CDS encoding alpha/beta hydrolase, protein MSLLDMVRGFAPSRIGALVVCLALAACGGRPVGVLTPTPTTAAGTSRVDLLAVTTRKPTATPGLLFSGERDSKISLTDIKISIPPAQNRKVGDVQWPKKLPPNPSTDFATISTNELTVDQARTWFRSQSRGKRHVLLFVHGFNNTYEDAVYRFAQIYHDSGAPAVPILFTWPSRASVLAYNYDRESTVYSRDALEQTLQALAKEPSVDDVSVLAHSMGSFLTLEALRQMSIRSGRIAPKIRNVILAAPDVDVDVFRQQLGEMGPPNERPHFTIFTSTDDRALLVSSRIAGKVPRLGAVDPKAEPYASEFKAGGIDAFDLTDIQSEDQLRHGRYTSEAVVQAIGGRIIEGQKISDDQLSLGQRVGQLAGGVASGAGAAAGAIISAPIAIMDPQTRRSFGDQLDAIGGGFGDAANSFDPQIQRRRASARQGQAAAQPPTTSSAGSSPSNSTRTR, encoded by the coding sequence ATGAGCCTGTTGGACATGGTTCGGGGTTTCGCGCCCTCGCGTATCGGGGCGCTTGTGGTCTGCCTTGCGCTCGCCGCCTGCGGCGGACGCCCGGTCGGCGTGCTGACGCCGACGCCGACGACCGCGGCGGGAACAAGCCGCGTCGACCTGCTGGCGGTCACGACGCGCAAGCCGACCGCGACGCCCGGCCTGCTGTTCTCCGGCGAACGCGACTCGAAGATCTCGCTCACCGACATCAAGATCTCGATCCCGCCTGCGCAGAACCGCAAGGTCGGCGACGTGCAGTGGCCGAAGAAGCTGCCCCCGAATCCCTCGACGGACTTCGCGACGATCTCGACCAACGAACTGACGGTCGACCAGGCGCGCACCTGGTTCCGCTCGCAGTCGCGCGGCAAGCGCCACGTGCTGCTGTTCGTGCACGGCTTCAACAACACTTACGAGGACGCGGTCTACCGCTTCGCGCAGATCTACCACGACAGCGGCGCGCCGGCGGTGCCGATCCTGTTCACCTGGCCGTCGCGCGCCAGCGTGCTCGCCTACAATTACGACCGCGAGAGCACGGTCTATTCGCGCGACGCGCTGGAGCAGACGCTGCAGGCGCTCGCGAAGGAGCCCTCCGTCGACGACGTCTCGGTGCTGGCGCACTCCATGGGCTCGTTCCTGACCCTCGAGGCGCTGCGCCAGATGTCGATCCGCTCGGGCCGGATCGCGCCGAAGATCCGCAACGTGATCCTCGCCGCGCCGGACGTCGACGTCGACGTGTTCCGCCAGCAGCTGGGCGAGATGGGCCCGCCGAACGAGCGGCCGCATTTCACGATCTTCACCTCGACGGACGACCGCGCGCTGCTGGTCTCGAGCCGGATCGCCGGCAAGGTCCCGCGGCTCGGCGCGGTCGACCCGAAGGCCGAGCCCTACGCCAGCGAGTTCAAGGCCGGCGGCATCGACGCCTTCGACCTGACCGACATCCAGAGCGAGGACCAGCTCCGCCACGGCCGCTACACCAGCGAAGCGGTCGTGCAGGCGATCGGCGGCCGGATCATCGAGGGCCAGAAGATCTCGGACGACCAGCTCAGCCTCGGCCAGCGCGTCGGCCAGCTCGCGGGCGGCGTCGCGTCGGGCGCAGGGGCCGCGGCCGGCGCGATCATCTCCGCGCCGATCGCGATCATGGATCCGCAGACACGGCGCAGCTTCGGCGACCAGCTCGACGCGATCGGCGGCGGCTTCGGCGACGCCGCCAACTCGTTCGACCCGCAGATCCAGCGGCGACGGGCGTCCGCGCGACAAGGTCAAGCCGCCGCTCAGCCGCCGACCACCAGTTCGGCCGGGTCGAGCCCGTCGAACTCCACCCGGACGCGCTGA
- a CDS encoding dipeptide/oligopeptide/nickel ABC transporter permease/ATP-binding protein: MTAAATAVPARRPGAASRLTRQPLAAAGGLIVIAFVAVALLAPVLPLPDQDLGEAVNRLKAPLSGFGLLGTDQHGRDVLARLAFGLRVSLGVGAAATLAAAVVGSAIGLVAAFYGRLADSLLMRAVDVLMAFPYLLLALAIVAALGPGLTNAAFAIAVANVPFFARAVRGAALGVVGRDFVDAARMAGLSDARILLTEVLPNVAPLIVVTAATTIGWMILETAGLSFLGLGAQPPQSDLGSMLADGRKALAVAPHVAAVAGAAIFVLAVGLNLLGDGVRDLLDPRMEAGQGGAPAKATRVELGGALPSPLPGGERACPGLDPGSRGEAEAGEGGQGFPERARPPHPSLRADLSPPGRGEDSRSVMCALLSVQNLTVSFDAASGRHAAVRDVSFSLPRGGSLGIVGESGSGKSVTALSLARLAASPPGVITAGDVALDGEDVLSAPFGRLRQIRGARVAYVFQDPSTTLDPLMPVGRQIAEAAAAHGAAGAGARAKKLAEEVGLPDPDRVLAAYPHQLSGGQRQRIGIAIALAQDPDVLVADEPTTALDATTQAKVLKLFCELRARRGAALIFVSHDLAVVETLCERVAVFYAGEIVEEGPTAEVLAAPRHPYTARLIACAPKLGEPDRALEPIEGGPPPIDDRPEGCAFAPRCRLAIEACRAGPIALAAEGEGRAARCIRTQEVALGRA; the protein is encoded by the coding sequence ATCGTCATCGCTTTCGTGGCCGTCGCGCTGCTGGCGCCGGTCCTGCCGCTGCCGGATCAGGATCTAGGCGAGGCCGTGAACCGTCTCAAGGCCCCGCTCTCGGGCTTTGGCCTGCTGGGCACGGACCAGCACGGCCGCGACGTGCTTGCGCGGCTCGCCTTCGGCCTGCGGGTCAGCCTTGGGGTCGGGGCCGCCGCCACGCTCGCGGCCGCGGTCGTCGGTTCCGCGATCGGCCTCGTCGCCGCCTTCTACGGCCGGCTCGCCGACAGCCTCCTGATGCGCGCGGTCGACGTGCTGATGGCGTTTCCCTACCTGCTGCTGGCGCTCGCCATCGTCGCGGCGCTCGGCCCCGGCCTGACGAACGCGGCGTTCGCGATCGCGGTCGCCAACGTGCCGTTCTTCGCCCGCGCGGTGCGCGGAGCTGCGCTCGGCGTCGTCGGCCGCGACTTCGTCGACGCCGCGCGGATGGCGGGGCTGTCGGACGCGCGGATTCTTCTCACCGAGGTGCTGCCCAACGTCGCGCCGCTGATCGTGGTGACGGCCGCGACCACCATCGGCTGGATGATCCTGGAGACCGCGGGCCTCTCCTTCCTCGGGCTCGGCGCGCAGCCGCCGCAGTCCGACCTCGGCTCGATGCTCGCCGACGGCCGCAAGGCGCTCGCCGTCGCGCCGCATGTCGCGGCGGTCGCCGGCGCCGCGATCTTCGTGCTTGCGGTCGGCCTCAACCTGCTAGGCGACGGCGTGCGCGACCTGCTCGACCCGCGCATGGAGGCTGGCCAAGGCGGCGCGCCCGCGAAGGCGACGCGGGTGGAGCTGGGCGGGGCGCTTCCTTCACCTCTCCCCGGTGGGGAGAGAGCCTGCCCCGGACTTGATCCGGGGTCGCGAGGCGAAGCCGAAGCGGGTGAGGGGGGGCAGGGCTTTCCGGAAAGGGCGAGACCCCCTCACCCGTCGCTTCGCGCCGACCTCTCCCCACCGGGGAGAGGTGAAGACTCGCGCTCTGTTATGTGCGCGCTCCTGTCCGTGCAGAACCTCACCGTCTCCTTCGACGCCGCTTCCGGCCGTCACGCCGCCGTCCGCGACGTCAGCTTCTCGCTCCCGCGCGGAGGCTCGCTCGGGATCGTGGGCGAGTCCGGGTCCGGAAAATCCGTCACCGCGCTGTCGCTCGCGCGGCTCGCGGCCTCGCCTCCGGGCGTGATCACGGCCGGAGACGTCGCGCTCGACGGCGAGGACGTGCTGTCGGCGCCGTTCGGGCGGCTGAGACAGATCCGCGGCGCGCGCGTCGCCTATGTGTTCCAGGACCCCTCCACCACGCTCGATCCGCTCATGCCGGTCGGCCGCCAGATCGCGGAAGCCGCCGCGGCGCACGGCGCGGCCGGCGCCGGGGCGCGCGCGAAAAAGCTGGCGGAGGAGGTCGGGCTGCCCGACCCCGACCGGGTGCTTGCGGCCTATCCGCACCAGCTGTCCGGCGGGCAGCGGCAGCGGATCGGGATCGCGATCGCGCTCGCGCAGGATCCCGACGTGCTCGTCGCCGACGAGCCGACCACGGCGCTCGACGCCACCACGCAGGCGAAGGTGCTGAAGCTGTTCTGCGAGCTTCGCGCCAGGCGCGGCGCGGCGCTGATCTTCGTCAGCCACGATCTCGCGGTGGTCGAGACGCTCTGTGAGCGCGTCGCGGTGTTTTACGCCGGCGAGATTGTCGAGGAGGGTCCGACCGCGGAGGTGCTGGCCGCGCCGCGCCACCCCTACACGGCGCGGCTGATCGCCTGCGCCCCAAAGCTCGGCGAGCCCGACAGGGCGCTCGAACCGATCGAGGGCGGCCCGCCGCCGATCGACGACCGCCCGGAAGGGTGCGCCTTCGCGCCCCGCTGCCGGCTGGCGATCGAGGCCTGCCGGGCCGGGCCGATCGCGCTCGCGGCGGAAGGCGAGGGCAGGGCGGCGCGCTGCATCAGGACCCAGGAGGTCGCGCTTGGCCGCGCCTGA